The Pantoea vagans genome includes a window with the following:
- the purM gene encoding phosphoribosylformylglycinamidine cyclo-ligase → MTDKTSLSYKDAGVDIDAGNDLVDRIKGVVKKTRRPEVMGGLGGFGALCALPQKYREPVLVSGTDGVGTKLRLAMDLKRHDSIGIDLVAMCVNDLIVQGAEPLFFLDYYATGKLDVDTASAVITGIAEGCLQSGCALVGGETAEMPGMYHGEDYDVAGFCVGVVEKSEIIDGSKVQDGDVLIALGSSGPHSNGYSLVRKILEVSQTNPETKQLDGKPLADHLLAPTRIYVKNILSLIEQVDVHAISHLTGGGFWENIPRVLPDNTQAVLDEKSWQWPSVFSWLQQAGNVSRHEMYRTFNCGVGMIIALSPADADKAVQLMSDAGEKAWKIGVIKASDSEERVVINP, encoded by the coding sequence GTGACCGACAAAACCTCTCTCAGCTACAAAGACGCCGGTGTTGATATCGATGCTGGTAACGATCTGGTTGACCGTATCAAAGGCGTAGTAAAGAAAACTCGCCGCCCGGAAGTCATGGGTGGATTGGGTGGCTTTGGCGCGCTCTGTGCGCTGCCGCAGAAATACCGCGAGCCTGTGCTGGTCTCTGGAACCGATGGCGTCGGCACCAAGCTGCGTCTGGCGATGGACCTCAAGCGTCATGACAGCATCGGTATCGATCTGGTTGCGATGTGTGTGAACGATTTGATTGTTCAGGGCGCTGAGCCACTGTTCTTCCTTGACTACTACGCGACCGGCAAACTGGATGTGGACACCGCATCAGCAGTGATCACCGGCATCGCCGAAGGTTGCTTGCAGTCAGGCTGTGCGCTGGTCGGCGGTGAAACTGCTGAGATGCCAGGCATGTACCACGGTGAAGATTACGACGTGGCCGGGTTCTGCGTTGGCGTAGTAGAGAAATCAGAAATCATTGACGGTTCGAAAGTGCAGGACGGCGACGTGCTGATCGCGCTGGGTTCCAGCGGCCCGCACTCGAACGGTTATTCCCTGGTGCGCAAAATTCTGGAAGTCAGCCAGACCAATCCAGAAACCAAACAGCTGGATGGCAAACCACTGGCCGATCACCTGCTGGCACCGACCCGCATCTACGTGAAAAACATCCTGAGCCTGATCGAACAGGTTGATGTTCATGCGATTTCTCACCTGACCGGTGGCGGCTTCTGGGAAAACATTCCTCGCGTGCTGCCAGACAACACCCAGGCGGTGCTGGACGAGAAAAGCTGGCAATGGCCGTCCGTATTCAGCTGGTTGCAGCAAGCGGGCAACGTGAGCCGTCACGAAATGTACCGTACCTTTAACTGCGGCGTGGGCATGATCATCGCGCTGAGCCCGGCTGATGCCGATAAAGCGGTACAGCTGATGAGCGACGCAGGCGAGAAAGCGTGGAAAATCGGTGTGATTAAAGCCTCTGACTCTGAAGAGCGTGTGGTTATTAATCCATGA
- a CDS encoding ABC transporter permease subunit: MSINRIPVHFSDRRRRATDHVVRRVVTACGVGILLLMLLLFFWLIWVVLPLFSAPGMQATTNLQLWDKAPVLAMGSDGHLGWRISRNEARFIPLDGQPATDALPLPGKPDAAVYSSNSSSVLLNMQGALLLMQPLIHDNHGEWYFPFGDRPLQLKQGPVSNMALASLGDHQWRIAAQTPAGISLMTLENQQTLNQILLPQQQADHLLLSPDGKLLYASEGRLLRVWEITAEGAQLRETQTLNQRPQSLHILTGGQTLLIQDTQGVNQWFAIASDKGPRLQEIHTFNNSKDAVSIVPEPQRRVFATFNHAGEVKLFASKQQGPILTRQLAPGIQALAFAPRGDALIVERDGQWQQFALDNPWPDFTWRNLWQKIWYENYPQPDWVWQSTAAGDSYQAKFSLIPMVVGTLKAAALALLFATPLALAAAMYTAWFMSPGLRRWVKPGIEMMGALPSVVIGLIAGVWLAPHISTALVGVLLLPLVLAATLLLCGVLSPHLPLRWRRPGFEVILLLPVLLVVTLLTLWLPTQLWPNIGELLAHYEQRNLLIAGLAMGFALVPLIFTLSEDALFSVPGALGQGSLALGATPWQTLTRVVLPGASAGIFAALMIGFGRAVGETMIVLMATGNTPVSEGGLFAGLRALSANIAIEMPEAAAGSAHYRILFLSALLLLMFTLVINTVAELIRQRLRQRYSQHEGQG; this comes from the coding sequence ATGAGCATAAACCGAATTCCTGTCCACTTTAGCGACCGCCGTCGACGCGCCACCGATCACGTTGTTCGTCGTGTGGTGACCGCGTGTGGCGTGGGCATTTTGCTGCTGATGCTACTGCTTTTCTTCTGGTTGATCTGGGTGGTGCTACCGCTTTTTAGCGCGCCTGGCATGCAAGCGACCACCAATTTGCAACTTTGGGATAAAGCCCCCGTGCTGGCCATGGGCAGCGACGGCCATCTTGGCTGGCGCATTAGCCGCAATGAAGCGCGTTTTATTCCGCTTGATGGACAACCTGCCACCGACGCCTTGCCGTTACCCGGCAAACCCGATGCCGCGGTGTACAGCAGCAACAGCAGTAGCGTATTACTCAATATGCAGGGCGCGCTGCTGTTGATGCAACCGCTGATCCACGACAACCACGGTGAATGGTATTTTCCATTCGGCGATCGCCCGCTGCAATTGAAGCAAGGGCCGGTGAGCAACATGGCGTTGGCTTCGCTGGGCGATCATCAGTGGCGTATCGCCGCGCAAACGCCCGCAGGCATCAGCCTGATGACGTTAGAAAATCAGCAAACCCTCAATCAAATTCTACTGCCGCAGCAACAAGCCGATCATTTGCTGTTGTCGCCTGACGGCAAGCTGCTCTACGCCAGTGAAGGGCGTTTACTGCGTGTGTGGGAGATCACCGCAGAGGGCGCACAACTGCGCGAAACCCAAACGCTCAATCAGCGTCCGCAGAGCCTGCATATTCTTACCGGCGGACAGACTCTGTTAATTCAGGATACCCAAGGCGTAAATCAGTGGTTTGCGATTGCGAGTGATAAAGGCCCGCGCCTGCAGGAGATTCACACCTTCAACAACAGTAAAGATGCAGTGAGTATTGTGCCTGAGCCACAGCGTCGCGTGTTTGCCACCTTTAATCATGCCGGTGAGGTCAAACTGTTTGCCAGTAAACAACAGGGGCCGATTCTGACTCGCCAACTGGCACCAGGCATTCAGGCGCTGGCGTTTGCACCACGCGGGGATGCACTGATTGTTGAGCGCGATGGGCAGTGGCAACAATTTGCTCTGGATAATCCGTGGCCCGATTTCACCTGGCGAAACCTGTGGCAGAAAATCTGGTACGAAAACTATCCGCAACCGGATTGGGTGTGGCAATCCACGGCGGCGGGAGACAGCTATCAAGCCAAATTCAGCCTGATACCGATGGTGGTTGGCACGCTGAAAGCCGCGGCGCTGGCTCTGCTGTTCGCCACGCCTCTGGCGCTGGCCGCAGCAATGTATACCGCCTGGTTTATGTCGCCGGGATTACGGCGCTGGGTGAAGCCCGGCATTGAAATGATGGGTGCGTTACCGAGCGTGGTGATCGGACTGATTGCCGGCGTGTGGCTGGCACCGCATATCAGTACTGCGCTGGTAGGCGTGCTGTTGTTGCCACTGGTGCTGGCCGCAACATTGTTGCTCTGTGGCGTGCTCAGTCCGCATCTGCCACTCCGCTGGCGTCGCCCTGGTTTTGAAGTGATTTTGTTGCTGCCGGTGTTGCTGGTGGTGACGTTGTTGACACTGTGGCTGCCAACGCAGCTGTGGCCGAACATTGGGGAGCTGCTCGCACATTACGAGCAACGCAACTTACTGATCGCCGGGCTGGCGATGGGATTCGCCTTAGTGCCGTTGATATTCACCCTGTCAGAAGATGCCTTATTCAGTGTGCCAGGGGCGTTAGGGCAGGGATCGCTGGCATTAGGCGCAACGCCATGGCAAACCCTGACGCGTGTGGTGTTGCCTGGCGCATCGGCGGGGATCTTTGCGGCCTTGATGATCGGCTTTGGCCGCGCGGTGGGTGAAACCATGATTGTGCTGATGGCCACCGGAAACACGCCGGTCAGTGAAGGCGGGTTGTTTGCGGGCTTGCGTGCGCTCTCTGCCAATATCGCGATCGAAATGCCGGAGGCGGCAGCGGGCAGCGCTCATTATCGTATCCTGTTCCTCAGTGCGCTTTTACTGCTGATGTTTACGCTGGTGATCAACACCGTGGCGGAGTTGATTCGTCAGCGCCTGCGTCAACGTTACAGCCAGCATGAGGGACAGGGATGA
- a CDS encoding tetratricopeptide repeat protein, translating into MFNRLKKSVLAALIPTLLLTPALSVRADVSDNLPDMGTTAGSTLSINQELQIGDFYVRQLRASAPLINDPLLNQYINELGQRLVAHANSVRTPFHFFLIQNDELNAFAFFGGNVVLHSSLFRYTDNESQLASVMAHEISHVTQRHLARAMEEQKRNAPLTWVGALGSILLAIASPQAGMAALTGTLAGTQQGMISFTQSNEQEADRIGIQVLQRAGFDPQAMPAFLQKLADQSRFSSKPPEILLTHPLPDSRLADARNRANQMRPVVVQSSEGFYMAKVRSLGMYATGRNQLTDDLLNEYAKGNSREQMASQYGKAVQFLQAKSFDSAKKIIAPMLAKQPDNIWFLDIMTDIDIGLNQPQQAISMLTSAKGSSTNPVLQLNLANAYVEAKQPANASRILNRYTFAHPDDVNAWDLLAQASAAQGLRDEELSARAEGLALNGQLDQAITTLSSASAQVPLGSLKQARYDARIDQFRELQKRFRQYQKG; encoded by the coding sequence ATGTTTAACCGGTTGAAGAAATCAGTGCTGGCGGCCCTTATTCCTACGCTGCTGCTGACACCCGCGCTCTCGGTTCGCGCTGATGTGAGTGATAACCTGCCCGATATGGGCACCACCGCAGGTTCAACGCTGTCGATAAATCAGGAACTGCAAATTGGCGATTTCTACGTGCGCCAACTGCGTGCCAGTGCGCCACTGATAAACGATCCGCTGTTGAATCAATACATTAATGAACTCGGACAGCGTTTAGTGGCGCATGCTAACTCCGTTCGCACGCCATTCCACTTCTTCCTCATTCAAAACGATGAACTGAACGCCTTTGCCTTTTTTGGCGGCAATGTGGTGCTACATTCCTCGCTGTTCCGCTATACCGATAATGAAAGCCAGCTGGCATCGGTAATGGCGCACGAAATTTCCCACGTCACCCAACGCCATCTGGCCCGCGCGATGGAAGAACAGAAGCGCAATGCGCCGTTGACGTGGGTAGGTGCACTGGGTTCCATCCTGCTGGCGATCGCCAGTCCACAAGCCGGGATGGCGGCGCTGACCGGTACACTGGCCGGTACCCAACAGGGGATGATCAGCTTTACCCAATCCAACGAGCAGGAAGCGGATCGCATCGGCATTCAGGTCTTACAACGTGCTGGCTTTGATCCGCAAGCCATGCCCGCCTTCTTGCAGAAACTGGCCGATCAAAGCCGCTTCTCTTCCAAGCCGCCGGAAATTTTACTGACGCACCCGTTACCCGACAGTCGTCTGGCGGATGCGCGCAACCGTGCCAACCAGATGCGTCCGGTGGTGGTGCAGTCGTCCGAAGGCTTCTATATGGCGAAAGTGCGTTCACTCGGCATGTACGCCACGGGACGTAACCAGCTCACCGACGATCTGCTCAATGAGTACGCCAAAGGCAACTCACGTGAACAGATGGCCTCGCAATACGGCAAAGCCGTCCAGTTTTTACAGGCGAAAAGCTTCGACAGCGCGAAGAAGATCATCGCTCCGATGCTGGCTAAACAGCCGGATAACATTTGGTTTTTGGATATCATGACGGATATCGATATTGGCTTGAATCAACCGCAGCAAGCGATCAGTATGCTGACCAGCGCCAAAGGCAGCAGCACCAATCCGGTACTGCAACTCAACCTCGCCAACGCGTATGTCGAGGCGAAACAACCGGCCAACGCCAGCCGTATTTTGAACCGCTATACCTTCGCGCACCCGGATGACGTCAACGCCTGGGACTTGCTGGCACAAGCTTCGGCTGCTCAGGGGCTGCGTGATGAAGAACTCTCCGCTCGCGCTGAAGGTCTGGCGCTGAATGGTCAACTCGACCAGGCGATTACCACCTTAAGCAGCGCCAGTGCGCAGGTGCCACTCGGCAGCCTGAAACAGGCACGTTACGATGCGCGTATTGATCAGTTCCGCGAGCTGCAAAAACGGTTCCGTCAGTATCAGAAGGGATGA
- the pstB gene encoding phosphate ABC transporter ATP-binding protein PstB: MTPNYDIALTINQLSLWYGERQALNSIDLQIPKNRITALIGPSGCGKSTLLRCFNRMNDVIDRCRIEGEILLDQHAVMQANQDLPALRRRIGMVFQRPNPFPKSIYENVVYGLRLQGVRDRRVLNEACERALRAAALWSEVKDQLGQNALTLSSGQQQRLVIARAIAIEPEVLLLDEPTSALDPISTLVIEELMTTLKQHFTLVLVTHNMQQAARVSDYTAFMHNGQLVEFDETDRIFTSPRARKTEDYITGRFG, encoded by the coding sequence ATGACGCCCAATTACGACATCGCGTTAACCATCAACCAGCTGTCGCTGTGGTACGGCGAGCGCCAGGCGCTAAACAGTATTGATTTACAGATCCCGAAAAACCGCATCACGGCGCTGATCGGTCCCTCTGGCTGTGGTAAATCGACGCTGTTGCGCTGCTTTAATCGCATGAATGATGTGATTGACCGCTGTCGCATTGAGGGCGAAATTCTGCTCGACCAACATGCGGTGATGCAGGCGAATCAGGATCTGCCAGCATTGCGCCGCCGTATTGGTATGGTGTTCCAGCGGCCGAATCCGTTCCCGAAATCGATCTACGAAAACGTGGTGTATGGCTTGCGTCTGCAAGGTGTGCGCGATCGTCGTGTACTGAATGAAGCCTGCGAACGTGCGCTGCGCGCTGCGGCCCTGTGGAGTGAAGTAAAGGATCAACTGGGGCAGAATGCGCTGACCCTTTCCAGCGGTCAGCAGCAGCGCTTGGTGATTGCGCGCGCAATCGCGATTGAGCCGGAAGTTTTACTGCTGGATGAGCCGACGTCGGCGCTCGATCCCATCTCCACGTTAGTGATCGAGGAGTTGATGACCACGCTGAAGCAGCATTTCACGCTGGTACTGGTGACGCACAACATGCAGCAGGCGGCACGCGTATCCGATTACACGGCGTTTATGCATAACGGCCAGTTAGTGGAGTTCGATGAAACCGATCGGATTTTTACGTCACCGAGAGCACGAAAAACGGAAGATTATATTACGGGGCGGTTTGGTTGA
- the purN gene encoding phosphoribosylglycinamide formyltransferase, producing MKKLVVLISGNGSNLQSILDACASGRVNGSVAAVFSNKASAYGLTRAQDANVPGHALAASDFADRDAFDRQLMQEIDAYAPDLVVLAGYMRILSQAFVAHYHDRLVNIHPSLLPKYPGLHTHRQALENGDEEHGTSVHFVTDELDGGPVILQARVPVFAEDDEEEITARVQHQEHAIYPLVISWFVDGRLQMREGKAWLDGQPLPPAGYAHD from the coding sequence ATGAAAAAACTGGTTGTACTGATCTCCGGCAACGGAAGCAATCTTCAGTCCATCCTTGACGCCTGCGCAAGTGGGCGTGTTAACGGCAGCGTCGCTGCCGTTTTCAGTAATAAAGCCTCGGCTTATGGTTTAACCCGTGCGCAGGACGCGAACGTGCCTGGCCATGCCCTCGCCGCCAGTGATTTCGCCGACCGTGATGCCTTTGATCGCCAGCTGATGCAGGAAATCGACGCTTATGCGCCGGATCTGGTGGTGTTGGCCGGTTACATGCGCATTCTCAGCCAGGCATTTGTCGCGCATTATCACGACCGGCTGGTGAATATCCATCCGTCGCTGTTGCCGAAATATCCCGGACTTCACACCCATCGCCAGGCGCTAGAAAATGGTGACGAGGAGCACGGTACCTCAGTGCACTTTGTCACCGATGAGCTGGATGGCGGACCGGTGATTCTACAGGCCCGCGTACCGGTGTTTGCTGAAGATGACGAAGAAGAGATCACCGCACGCGTGCAGCATCAGGAGCATGCGATCTATCCGCTGGTGATTAGCTGGTTTGTCGATGGACGTTTGCAGATGCGTGAAGGGAAAGCCTGGCTAGATGGGCAACCGTTGCCGCCTGCTGGATACGCACACGACTGA
- the hda gene encoding DnaA inactivator Hda: protein MNTPAQLSLPLYLPDDETFASFWPGENPSLLAALQGALSQQHGSYLYFWSREGGGRSHLLHAACAEMSARGEAVGYVPLDKRTWFVPEVLDGMENLALVCIDNIECIAGDAEWEMAIFDLYNRILEIGKTRLLITGDRPPRQLNLGLPDLASRLDWGQIYRLQPLSDEDKLQAMQLRAGLRGFELPEDVGRFLLKRLDREMRTLFDTLDRLDRASISAQRKLTIPFVKEALEL from the coding sequence CTGAACACGCCGGCACAGCTTTCACTGCCACTCTATTTACCCGATGATGAAACCTTTGCCAGTTTCTGGCCGGGGGAAAATCCGTCTTTGCTGGCGGCGCTGCAAGGCGCACTCTCTCAGCAACACGGCAGCTATCTCTATTTTTGGTCCCGCGAAGGCGGTGGTCGTAGCCATCTATTGCATGCAGCCTGTGCGGAAATGTCCGCGCGCGGTGAAGCGGTGGGCTATGTCCCGCTGGATAAGCGTACCTGGTTTGTGCCGGAAGTCTTAGATGGTATGGAGAACCTGGCGCTGGTGTGCATCGATAACATCGAATGTATTGCGGGCGATGCCGAGTGGGAAATGGCGATCTTCGATCTCTACAACCGCATTCTGGAAATCGGCAAAACGCGCCTGCTAATAACCGGCGATCGTCCTCCGCGCCAGTTGAATCTGGGGCTGCCGGATCTGGCTTCACGACTCGACTGGGGGCAAATTTATCGTTTGCAGCCGCTGTCAGATGAGGACAAATTGCAGGCGATGCAGCTGCGTGCAGGACTGCGTGGTTTTGAACTGCCAGAAGATGTCGGGCGTTTCCTGCTGAAACGCCTCGACCGCGAAATGCGTACCCTGTTTGACACCTTGGATCGGCTCGATCGCGCATCCATCAGCGCACAGCGCAAACTCACCATTCCCTTTGTCAAAGAAGCGCTGGAGCTTTAA
- the uraA gene encoding uracil permease yields MTRRAIGVDERPPLLQTIPLSLQHLFAMFGATVLVPILFHINPATVLLFNGVGTLLYLFICKGKIPAYLGSSFAFISPVLLLLPLGYEVALGGFILCGFLFCVVALIVKKAGTGWLDVMFPPAAMGAIVAVIGLELAGVAANMAGLLPADGTSPDSKTIIISMVTLAVTVFGSVLFRGFLAIIPILIGVLAGYALSSFMGIVNWSSVADAPWFALPTFYTPRFEWAAMLTILPAALVVIAEHVGHLVVTANIVKKDLIRDPGLHRSMFANGLSTMISGFFGSTPNTTYGENIGVMAITRVYSTWVIGGAAIFAILLSCVGKLAAAIQAIPVPVMGGVSLLLYGVIGASGIRVLIESKVDYNKAQNLILTSVILIIGVSGAKVHIGAAELKGMALATIVGVALALIFRVINLIRPEEVVLDAEEKRQA; encoded by the coding sequence ATGACAAGACGTGCCATTGGTGTCGACGAACGTCCACCGCTGCTACAAACCATACCTCTCAGCCTGCAACATCTGTTCGCCATGTTTGGTGCCACGGTGCTGGTGCCGATTCTGTTCCACATCAACCCGGCCACCGTGTTGCTGTTTAACGGTGTGGGTACGCTGCTATATCTGTTTATCTGTAAAGGCAAAATCCCGGCGTATCTGGGCTCAAGCTTTGCCTTTATTTCACCGGTTCTGCTGCTGTTGCCTCTGGGCTACGAAGTGGCGCTGGGGGGCTTTATCCTGTGTGGATTCCTGTTCTGCGTGGTGGCGCTGATTGTTAAAAAAGCTGGCACCGGCTGGCTCGACGTGATGTTCCCGCCTGCGGCGATGGGGGCGATTGTGGCGGTGATCGGCCTGGAGTTGGCGGGTGTTGCGGCCAACATGGCGGGTCTGTTGCCTGCGGATGGCACATCACCTGACAGCAAAACCATTATCATCTCGATGGTGACGCTGGCGGTCACCGTGTTCGGTTCCGTGCTGTTCCGTGGCTTCCTTGCCATCATTCCGATTCTGATCGGCGTGCTCGCAGGTTATGCGCTCTCCTCCTTTATGGGCATTGTGAACTGGAGTTCAGTCGCGGATGCACCTTGGTTTGCCTTACCCACCTTCTATACACCACGCTTTGAATGGGCTGCCATGCTCACCATTCTGCCTGCTGCGCTGGTGGTGATTGCGGAGCACGTGGGTCACCTGGTGGTGACGGCGAACATCGTGAAAAAAGATCTGATCCGCGATCCGGGCCTGCACCGCTCCATGTTCGCCAACGGCTTATCCACCATGATCTCCGGTTTCTTCGGCTCCACGCCGAATACCACTTACGGCGAAAACATCGGCGTGATGGCAATTACCCGCGTTTACAGTACCTGGGTGATCGGCGGGGCGGCGATCTTCGCTATCCTGCTCTCTTGCGTCGGTAAACTGGCGGCCGCCATTCAGGCGATCCCGGTGCCCGTGATGGGCGGTGTTTCTCTGCTGCTGTACGGGGTGATTGGTGCTTCCGGTATTCGTGTACTGATTGAATCCAAAGTGGATTACAACAAAGCGCAGAATCTGATCCTGACTTCGGTGATCCTGATCATCGGTGTGAGTGGTGCGAAAGTGCATATTGGTGCGGCAGAATTGAAAGGCATGGCGCTGGCGACCATTGTTGGTGTTGCGCTGGCTTTGATCTTCCGCGTTATCAACTTGATACGTCCAGAAGAAGTGGTGCTGGATGCCGAAGAAAAGCGTCAGGCCTGA
- the upp gene encoding uracil phosphoribosyltransferase: MKIVEVKHPLVKHKLGLMREHDISTKRFRELASEVGSLLTYEATADLATERVTIEGWNGPVDVDQIKGKKITVVPILRAGLGMMEGVLEHVPSARISVVGVYRDEETLEPVPYFQKLVSNIEERLALVVDPMLATGGSMIATIDLLKKAGCNSIKVLVLVAAPEGIAALEKAHPDVELYTASIDQGLNEKGYIIPGLGDAGDKIFGTK, from the coding sequence ATGAAGATCGTGGAAGTCAAACACCCGCTGGTCAAACATAAACTGGGCCTGATGCGTGAGCATGATATCAGCACCAAACGATTCCGCGAGCTGGCCTCGGAAGTCGGCAGCCTGCTGACTTATGAAGCCACTGCTGATTTGGCAACCGAGCGCGTGACCATCGAAGGCTGGAATGGCCCGGTCGACGTCGATCAAATCAAAGGCAAAAAGATCACCGTTGTCCCGATTCTGCGCGCTGGACTGGGCATGATGGAAGGTGTATTGGAGCACGTGCCAAGCGCGCGTATCAGCGTGGTGGGTGTGTACCGTGATGAAGAGACGCTGGAGCCGGTCCCGTACTTCCAGAAACTGGTCTCCAACATCGAAGAGCGCCTGGCGCTGGTGGTTGACCCGATGCTGGCGACCGGTGGTTCAATGATTGCCACCATCGACCTGCTGAAAAAAGCCGGCTGCAACAGCATTAAAGTGCTGGTATTAGTCGCTGCACCTGAAGGGATTGCCGCGCTGGAAAAAGCGCATCCGGACGTTGAGCTGTATACCGCGTCAATCGATCAGGGGTTAAACGAAAAAGGTTATATCATCCCCGGCCTCGGCGACGCTGGCGACAAGATTTTCGGAACCAAGTAA
- the pstA gene encoding phosphate ABC transporter permease PstA, with the protein MKAMRQNDRWRWLTAGAVAVCLLAFTLLIGLLGWQGVRAFWPQPVDQYLFQPPEGPAVMVLGETLHKQPQGEQWRYVVKTGNRDFAAPDFRVLYSQGAAKTRRPADVIVLQRRSGGNAYGWLIELREDNEVLTARDRDALLHQRLTQVHEQLRQASHIRRVQMARLNAQLESLQQQADEQQRHGTFTLQEQSEFDANSSALHRRFSELAQQLTRLQQQSQRDSLVLRDVQGQDHIIPLAQVVDAWYPNAMSFGQQLQHFFSQIWQFVSDSPTSGGGESGAFPAIFGTVLMVLLMSIIVMPLGVVAAVWLHEYAGRNALTRLVRIAVVNLAGVPSIVYGVFGLGFFVWLIGGTIDQLLFSRSLPNPTFGTPGLLWAALTLALLTLPVVIVATEEGLSRIPDNLRQGSLALGATQAETLWRVVLPLAVPAMLTGLILAVARAAGETAPLMLVGVVKMAPELPVDAVFPYLHLDRKFMHLGFQIYDLAFQSPNIDADRPLVYATALLLVVIILSLNLLAMALRHRLRERYRLMTH; encoded by the coding sequence ATGAAAGCGATGCGTCAAAACGATCGCTGGCGCTGGCTCACGGCCGGTGCGGTGGCGGTGTGCCTGCTGGCGTTTACCTTGTTAATTGGCTTGCTGGGCTGGCAGGGCGTGCGCGCCTTCTGGCCGCAACCGGTCGATCAATATCTGTTCCAGCCACCGGAAGGGCCAGCGGTAATGGTGCTGGGTGAGACCTTGCACAAACAGCCGCAGGGCGAGCAGTGGCGCTATGTGGTGAAAACCGGCAACCGTGATTTTGCCGCACCGGATTTTCGCGTGCTGTACAGTCAGGGCGCGGCGAAAACCCGTCGCCCGGCGGATGTCATTGTGCTGCAACGCCGCAGCGGCGGTAATGCCTACGGCTGGCTTATTGAGCTGCGTGAAGATAACGAAGTGTTGACCGCGCGTGACCGTGATGCGCTGCTGCATCAGCGTTTGACGCAGGTGCATGAGCAGCTGCGCCAGGCCAGTCACATTCGTCGCGTGCAGATGGCGCGTCTCAATGCCCAGTTGGAAAGCCTGCAGCAGCAAGCCGATGAGCAGCAGCGTCACGGGACCTTTACCTTGCAGGAGCAGTCGGAGTTTGATGCTAACAGCTCTGCGCTGCATCGCCGCTTTAGCGAGTTGGCCCAGCAGCTGACTCGTCTGCAGCAGCAAAGCCAGCGCGATAGCCTGGTGCTGCGTGATGTGCAGGGCCAGGATCACATTATTCCTTTGGCACAGGTGGTGGACGCCTGGTATCCCAATGCGATGTCTTTCGGCCAGCAACTCCAGCACTTCTTCAGCCAGATTTGGCAGTTTGTCAGTGACTCGCCGACATCGGGCGGTGGTGAGAGCGGGGCTTTCCCGGCGATCTTTGGCACCGTGCTGATGGTGCTGCTGATGTCGATCATCGTTATGCCGTTGGGCGTGGTGGCCGCGGTGTGGCTGCATGAGTACGCCGGACGCAACGCGCTGACCCGCCTGGTGCGCATCGCCGTTGTGAATCTGGCGGGGGTGCCGTCGATTGTTTATGGTGTGTTTGGTCTCGGTTTCTTTGTCTGGTTGATTGGCGGCACCATCGACCAACTGCTGTTCTCACGCTCACTGCCCAATCCCACTTTTGGTACGCCAGGCTTGCTTTGGGCAGCGTTGACGCTGGCACTGTTAACCTTGCCAGTGGTGATTGTTGCTACCGAAGAGGGCTTGTCACGTATTCCAGATAATCTGCGTCAGGGATCACTGGCGCTGGGAGCAACGCAGGCGGAAACGCTGTGGCGCGTGGTACTGCCGTTGGCCGTTCCGGCGATGCTGACGGGCCTGATTTTGGCCGTTGCGCGCGCGGCGGGTGAAACCGCGCCCTTGATGCTGGTGGGCGTAGTGAAAATGGCCCCTGAATTGCCGGTCGATGCGGTTTTCCCTTACCTGCATCTGGATCGCAAATTTATGCACCTCGGATTTCAGATTTACGATTTGGCCTTCCAGAGTCCAAACATCGATGCTGATCGACCCTTGGTTTACGCCACCGCGCTGTTGCTGGTGGTGATCATCCTGTCGCTCAATTTGCTGGCCATGGCGTTGCGCCATCGTCTGCGTGAGCGTTACCGGCTAATGACGCACTAA
- the arsC gene encoding arsenate reductase (glutaredoxin) (This arsenate reductase requires both glutathione and glutaredoxin to convert arsenate to arsenite, after which the efflux transporter formed by ArsA and ArsB can extrude the arsenite from the cell, providing resistance.) — protein sequence MVSIYHNPRCSKSRETLALLQEKGIQPDVVMYLETPPDVATLKTLLKRLGMSSARELMRRKEELYKELQLADSNLSEDQLLQAMVDHPKLIERPIVLNGDKARIGRPPEAVLEII from the coding sequence ATGGTTAGCATTTATCACAACCCGCGTTGCAGCAAGAGCCGTGAAACCCTGGCGCTGTTGCAAGAGAAGGGCATTCAGCCGGATGTCGTGATGTATCTGGAAACCCCACCGGATGTGGCAACACTCAAGACTTTATTGAAAAGACTGGGTATGAGCAGCGCGCGTGAACTGATGCGCCGTAAAGAAGAGTTGTATAAAGAGTTGCAGCTTGCGGACAGCAATCTGAGTGAAGATCAGCTGCTGCAGGCGATGGTGGATCACCCCAAACTGATCGAACGTCCGATCGTTCTGAATGGTGACAAAGCGCGTATTGGCCGTCCGCCGGAAGCGGTGCTGGAGATTATTTAA